The Oncorhynchus nerka isolate Pitt River linkage group LG13, Oner_Uvic_2.0, whole genome shotgun sequence sequence GTTGCaccctcctgaacagacccctgATCTGAAGTCAGGTGATTGGACGAACTAGGGGTTGCTTCTGTGTTGCTTGGCGACATCGGGGTGGGTCTCGATGATACTGGGTCTCTGCAGTGCCCATTGGTCAACGTCGTGTCTCTGGCCATCAAGCTCCTCTGTCTCTGAATCGCTGCTGGAGCTgccgctgctgctactgctggagTGGTCACTGCCAGTGAAGTCATAGCagtccttctccttccctctccccttccccctcctcttcccctctgctgCCTCAGGGTTGGCCTGCAGGGCTGGCTCGGGCACCGCTGGTGGAGGTCCAATCGGCATGTCCTGCCAGGGCTCCAGGACAGGGGTGAAGACATGGAGGGTCTGGTGCTGGACAATGGGGTCGTCCACGGTGCTGTTCTCCTTGGTCTTGGCCTTCAGAACCTTAAAGTTCTTGGATTTTGAGGTCACCGCAAACCAGTCCTAAGAAAACACAGGACAAAGGAAATGAGCATTGTGTGCCACCAAAAATCACTACAATGTATTTTTGCAATACTGTATTCATATGGCAAACAATTATAAATTCATATGATAGAGTAGGTCATCAAGGTGGTGAAAAGTCCTAAATACATTTCtgacctgggagtggacagagtTGATGTGGTACTTCACCCCACTCTCAGAGTTGAACTCTTTCTTACAGATCAGGCATTTATATTTCCCTGCTTCAAAGTCCCCCTGCATTGAGAGAGACAACATTTGGTTGAATTAGATGCTTAATAATGGGTTACATTTCTGCTAAAATTAGGTTTGAATGCTAAAATCAAATGTAAGAATTGACTCGGTTTCAGCTGAATAATTTTCACAGTACTCTGGATACGTTGCAGTACTTGGAAGTGAAAGAGAGGGGAGCAGTGTGGGGAAATCTATTCCGTTACCCTTCCGCAGAGCCCAAGGTGAGCCTTCAGTCCAGACACGCTGGTGTACACCGAGCCACAGCCCTGAGGGAAACCAGAAAGCTTCCCAGTCACAATATAAGCAAAGTATAGTACAGAGAGTAAAATCTCTACTATAGGCAATATGGGATGAAAGATCATTTAGAGACGTATGGTTCGTACCAGGTTTGGGCACTGCACTTTCTTTTGCAGCTTCACTTCATTTTTCCACTTCCGAAGGACCTCCTGACTGAAGGCAGGCAGCCCTGGGCGTGCATATCTCAGCTGTGGAACCCAACAGAAATAATGGTTAATCTGGAGGTCAATGTTCACACAGGAATAGATACATGAGCACAGCTCTAAGACCATCTTAGTGTTGAAGATCCCTCGCCTTCTTATCGTCGGGGACCAGGTCCCCGATGACCTTCCTCTTGGGCCACTCCTTGGCCAGCTCGTCATTAGCAATCTCTTGTAGGTGGAAAACAGCCACCTGGGCTGACATGCGTTTGACCCGGCCGCTGGGTGTCCTCTCAGGGTTGGGCTCTCTCTGGGCCTtcacctcatcctcctccacATTCTGGGGCACCTGCGGGGGAGAAGGAGACAACTGTCTATCATTTCCCACTCAAGCAAAGTTCAAATAAATGAGACTAAAAAGAGGCTCAAAGGAATGGGGTCttctgggagaatgagagggcgGATATACTGAGAACAATGTGACATTGAAGTTGCAAGGATGTAACTGCTACAGATTGTATGCACAATGGCATGTTGTGTGATGGAACGTCTCCCAGTGAATTGTAACCTTGAAAGACCAACTGTCTTACTAGTGGAGAAGTGTATACTGTAAACGCAGTGCAATGGAAACTCACTGGTGCGTGCTCTGACTTGAGGTGGTACTCCAGGCCTGCCTTAGACTTGTAGACCTTGCCACAGTGTTGGCAGTTGAGAAGCAGCTTCTCCAGCTCAGACTCCTCCTTCCCACATTTCTTCATGTGGTACAGGTAACCCATGATGCTGGTGAAACTACCAGTACAGCCCTGTAATGTAACATAGTCTTTAGAATGGAACAAAATCTTTAGTTCCCCTGCACCAACAATGTAGTCTCAGAAATCCCTGACCCGTTAGAAGATTGTGGGAGGCAACCCATCTGCCTAGGAAGACTACCAACAATGGGTTAAGGTGAAATCTGTACTACAGTTTCAGATACAGACGCCAGCAAGGAATCATACCTCTTTCGAGCATTTTAATTTGCCCATCCGTTTCAGCACCTTCCTCAGTTTTTCCTTCATGGACTGGTCATCCAGGCCATTTATGTCATCTGGCGAGGGCTGGAAAAACAAGACAGTTAACACCAATGTCAACATGAAACACACCAAAACCAGCTTCAGATGGGAGAATGGCCTTACCAGGTTATTGTGGTCTGCCATGATGTGGTACTTCATTCCAGTGGAAGATTTCAGTTGTTTCCCGCATTGCTGACACGTGAAGGGATTCTACAAAAAACATATTCGTTTAGTTTTTGAAATTCAGTTGAACCAATGTGAGTGCAACATGAGAGGCTGTTATTGTGAGGATGGTGCAGACTCACCACTCGGCAGTTCTCCATATGTTTCTTCAGTCCCTCCACAGTCTTCCTGCTCACACTTTTACACTTGGGGCACGTGACTCGCCCTTTCCCCAGGATCATCAGCTGCCACCTCTCCTCTTGACTTCCTGTTCCACACAGGAAgtagttaaaaaataaataaacataggaTAAGGAACAATCCCTACTCCATTACTATGCAATTCTCAAAGAAAAACGTAACATCATGCTAAAACAAAATTTTTACTAGAGTAATTACAGTGTTATTACACAAGCATATGATCAACAACTAAAGTGTTGCCAGAGATTATATCTATGGTGACATTGCATTTGCTAATCCTTTGTCCTCTCACCTGGGGGGTAGACAGGAGGTTCTTTCTTGGTTGTGAAGGTGAAGACTTTAGATTTCTCTTCCTCGGTCGGCTCTGCTGGGTGACTGTGACTGCTCTGGATAGCTACACCTCCAATAGAGTGACTGCTATGGACATGTCCACCTACAACAGAGTAACTGCTCTGGACAAGTCCACCTCCAATAGGGTAACTGCTCTGGAGATGTCCACATCCAATTGAGTGATTGCACTGGACATGTCCACCTCCAATCGAGTGACCGCTTTGGACATGTCCACCTCCAACCGAGTGATCGTTTTGGACATAGCTATGGACATGTCCACCTCCATGCAAGTGACCGCTGTGGATGTGGCTATGGACATGTCCACCTCCAACCGAGTGACCACTTTGGACATGGCTATGGACATGTCCACCTCCATGCAAGTGACCACTTTGGACATGGCTATGGACATGTCCACCTCCATGCAAGTGACCACTTTGGACATGGCTATGGACATGTCCACCTCCAACCGAGTGACCACTTTGGACATGGCTATGGACATGTCCACCTCCGACCGAGTGACCACTTTGGACATGGCTATGGACATGTCCACCTCCGACTGAGTGACCGCTATGGACATGGCTATGGACATGTCCACCTCCAACAGGAACTGGAACTGCATCAAAGGAAACATTCAGCATGAACTAAAACTTGAATACCTGTATGTAAGAGAAAGAGTCATAAAAGAAGAGATTGATGGTTGCAAGATACAATAACTACCTGTGTGTCTCACTTCCGGAGGGAAATTTGTAACAGAAGGTGCTCCGTTGTCCACCTCCACTCTCCGCATTTTCTTCATGGCAAAATCGGAGGGTGGAGGTGGTTCCTGACCCCGGCCCTGGGCCCTGCCTGTGTCTGGAGCCTGGTTGGGCCAACAGTCTTTAGCCACCAGCCTGTGAGGCAGTCTggcagagggaggtggagggggaggcagCTCCCCATTGGCTACAGCCAGGCTGGAAGACACCACGGAGCAGCAGGACGTCTCACTGGTTGAATCCTCCACACCAGAGCCCAGGGAGACATTCTGCAGATCCTCATACCTAGAGGGTTGAAAAGGTAGGAGTTGATTTCATTACACTGATGGGTGGGACAATTGATAGAAAtggacaataaaaaataaaaaaggaaacTCATTTACCTTTTTCTGCCATATGTTCTTTTCATTTTTTGAGTCACCTGGGCATGGGGGTCATCATTCTAGAATATTCAATTAGAGAACTGTAAAGCAGATACCCAGTGTCCTACAGTACCTTACATGGTTGTATTGTGAAAACTGCAATAAGTACCATCGTACTGGAAGTTAATGTAGAAGTGCTTAATGCTCAATCATTTGTCGATCATCATATGATTGTCGTTATTTCAGTTTCATATTGAGGACTGGAATAGTGCACCCATTCTTTGGCCAGAACACCCATAATGGCCAAGTAGAACTGAAACAAAATACTGTATTATCCTAGTCAAAATCCTACAGGGTTCCAATAAATAAATCCTATTAGAATCCAATAGAAAATACTATCAGATTTTGGAACGAATCCTATAGGATTTCAATAGGACTGGTTCCAAAATCTGATAGGATTTATTTATTGGAACCCTGTAGGATTGTTTGACTAgggtacattttttattttattttattattatttttataggACAGATGCATGTACATATAtggagacagatatagagaggggtagagagtggTTAAGGTAACAGTCGACGGAGGACATAATCCTATAGGAGTTCAATAGAACTGGTTCCAACATCTGATAGGATTTTTCTATTAGATTCTAATTGGATCCTTGCATTAGAATCCTATAGGATATAAATGTTTTTGTCTCCTATAGGATTTCTATACATTTTGTAGAAGGAATTGTATAGATATGTACATTACATTCTAAAGGATTATCCTCAAAACTTGGCTATATATTTGATTTACACTATAGCTAACTTGGCTGCTTAACATATGGAGCACCGACCCTCCAGCTcattcatagcttgttctccatcttctttttaaataggaagccaatttgttttcagcacttttatttccatgactgatctaaactcattttctcatggctctgtctctctgcagcagacatatggtgagcaatatatTGGGACTATGGAGTCGCAATAAAAGGTACAACCCTGGGAGCGAAGGagttgagggggggggggtcccctTTAATGTTTGTTTTTCTTTTCATTTCCCAACATAAAGATGTCAAGGGAACATTCTCTGTTTTGTATGCATAGCTGACTATTATATATCAAAGTAAAGAAATGCTCATATATTTGTGCCCCGTGTAAAGCGTGGCACTTGCaaagccagggttgtgggtttgattcccacgagGTACCAGTAtaactactgtaagtcactctggataagagcgtctgctaaatgactaaaatgtaaatgttactgTACCTAAAAATGTATTTTCCTTCTACTTTTTAATTGCATATAAGCAATGTAAAGATGCTGTGCATTCTAAGGGGGAAACTCCCTAAAATCTTGTGTTATTGTAAAACTGTATATAGCATTGTATGTCATATTGTAATGTCAAATTCAAAGACAGGAAGTTGAATGAATAAGTGtgagttatttaaaaaaaaaaagtgtactgTACTGGTGGTCTTACTGCAAATGAACACGCAACCTTGAATCACTCCCATATTGTGGTGGTGAATAAAACCAAAATGAATATAGAACTGCTGTTTCCGATCAACGAAAATGTTGTACTTAATGTTGTAGTATAGTACTGGAACAAATTACATCGAACTATAATTTAATGGGTTcaattaagatttttttttaaaataatagGCTTCTGATTGTGTTGACAAAATCCTACAATATTCATCAAAAACCTATAGGATCCAATAGCATTGATTTTGTTTTCCAAAAGGGAAAAAGTAGTCCAATTACATTCTGATAGAGGAGACACAAAATCCTATAGTGATTCCTATTGTGAGAATCCTATTGGAttctgttggaaaaatgactaatCCAAAAGGATTTTTTGACTAGGGTATTTATTCTTACCTTAGGTGGAGCACCAATCATACTCATCACACTCATATCTGACATCCTCTGGATAGCTGTTGGATGGGCACATTTTCATTAGTTAATCTCTTTTCAGACAAAACACTATTAAAAAGAGAGTTTCCGAGACAATTTGCATGGAATACATAAATGGAGACTACACAGGCAATAATAATCTAGATTAAAGACATTTGAAATTGCAACTGGCCAGAGACAGACTTGGACAGAATGTCATTTAGCATGTCATTTAGCTCTAAAGTTTGCTCAGTAAACTGACAATTTGTCAAACATCTAGTGATAATTTGGTGACATTTACCTGGTAGTGGAACACCACTTTTTTGTTTTGGCTGTGAAGCCTTCCTCTTCCTTGGAACATATGATGGTGACATGCTTCCCTGTGTGTGATGATgaagttgatgatgatgatggtgatgatgatgatcatcCATAATTGCAGCAGACCTCGCCGATCAGTACTGCAACACATAACACAACACCAGGCCTGAACTATTCAAAGACATATAGTGCATGCAAAATACATCATCCCTATCACATCATTGTCAAAAGGGCTTCAATATTATTTAGTCTGGAGAACATCTATTCTGGTAGTAGGCCACTGTATTTTGACGTGCACATAGAATAAAAAAATGACGTGGCATACCAACCCTTATGAACACAGGATTAGCCCGTGTGTTAATCCAAAGGTAATATGAGCTCCTTGATTCTGTTTGATTCAGCTCAGCAGTGCAACATTGTAGCCTACTCGAGCagtgtagcagtaacagtgtgtgATCGGAGTCCCAGCCACCATCATTGTCCACCACGGATAGCCACACAAAAAAAGGGAAACGCTTGCCTTGCAGCAAATCTACACTCTGGATGCTGATACAATGTAAGCATTATAACCGTGCACTACATGCGCCCAAACAACTTGGCTACAATGGCTTGCTACTGATTTTGTTTGATACACTCACATTGTGAAATGTCTACCCGTACAGTACACTCCCATTAGCAAGGTTAGCTGCCATTCCTCCCTGTTTTAGTCCCCCCCTGTCATTTTCCCCGACAACGACCCGCCTAACAAGTCTTTGCATCGACTCGGTTATTCGAATAGATGGCTATGCTGAAAATTTCAATAGGCTATCTACTTGTGAAAAATATTGACTAGacaaacagtacagtacagtatcaattATCTATATTCCATACCCTACACGAGATTACTTCATTCCCGAAACGCCCTCTTTGCGGAGACAACAAATGAGATTCCCATTTTATTCACCACGACTGGAGCAAAGATttttttataactaacccaagatagaccacagcctgtcgtttccaCCGGGAGCACATtgatcatagtgggcagaacaagcaatgAGGTGGGCAGTGacaagcacgagctagcgagatcctattggcgcgtttTAGCACGtgtttgcatatttccgttagggaacagTTGCTATTTGAAGTGCGCATGTGCAATACGTTAAACTCGCCCTTGCACTCCTAAACAAAGCATTAAAAAATACTTTGGCAAATGGTCGAGTCTACAAAACTTTGTCCATTCTGTTCGTAAGGGATTCTAGTTTTgaaaacagaaaactgtattgaagAATACTGTATTGAGATAAAATGTTTCATCAATGAGAAAATTAGCTAAATCCAtctcgctccatcttctcccactgccggcttACTGAGCTTCCTCTTATCACCATATTTGGTgatgagtggaaacgccaaccggatgcttcagCATTATATATAAAATTAAACATCTGGCTCATTGTTATGTCTGTGACTATAGCCTCTGCGGAGTCGGGCCGAGTCCACAACAACCGTATGTTccggttttcaggggaaatggaaagaaAGCCTGTGACGCGACTTCCGGGTTTGGACGTCAAATTTGACCGTCTTCGAGAGGCTCAAAACCCCAATGTATCATGtgtaaattgtgactgactgactgatctacaaataataaaGAGTCtttatttatgatgcaaggtgatttgtatATCAGTCAGTCAGCAGTTGCCTGCAGTTGATTTTATTCTCTCGAACACGACCAAGGCAACATCCATCTTAaatcctcctccacatttactggattggttgaacagccAGAGGAGAACCTCCCCCAGCATTTTCCCCTTCTCATCAAGTCCAGTATCTCTAAGACATGGTTCCCCAACTGGCGACCTGCAGGACGAATTTGGCCCAGGGGCAGTggcgacctgtcattcagggcaggtgcagcagagccccacattttttgcttgcctgttttgcatgttattttggcattaaacGTGTCACATATCACTTTGCAAACaatgtcaaaaatatatatatatataactgagttaATAAAGTCGaagtctcttttttgttttcttgagtaagggagctccaaaatgcaggtgttacAGCCTAGCTCacatttctgtggtggtggggcaagccagcagagaATACGGAGCGTTGCGCCGTGATCGGCTCAGTGTTCTgttactcatggggacactacgtcaatGCCAAGTCTAATGGTAGAGCTCGAAGATTCAAGCCCCCTGGGTGCTGCCATAgggttacattagaagtgcccatccaagaaggctcaaggtcaatggccacagataaaattacatcaaatcacgttatatctacagtagctttgattggactgatcatgtcaacatcatacattCAAAATCATAggtagcagtcatcatcatgaataaagttgacaatctactggcaaatcctttttaatccttgttatatgaagagaaataataaaGAGAAATTCtagataaaacgtatcagtgctcatctgccattggacataaacattacaagttggaaatcgcaaattcaacaatttgggctcctgagtggcgtagcggtctaaggcactgcatctcggtgcaaGAGGCAACACTATAGTACCTAATTTGaaaccaggctgtatcacatctggccatgattgggagtcccatagggcagtgcacaattggcccagcgctgtcTGGGTTTGACCGgagtaggccgtcaatgtaaataagaatttgttctgaactgacttgcttagttaaataaaataaaaatatataattaaaacaatgagtggtttggaaggaatcattGGCTAACTGGAAGCATTGAAGGAAAtcattcagtggagtggctgtgcaGTCCCAAGTCTcagattaagggtctcttttcctagtttaaaatgataaacattcaacattggccatgcagtCAGTGAAACATGATTTGTGCCACGCTCAAAACAAATGTTGGAACGGCAAAATCTGACTTTAGTGAGtttaagacaactgggaactcgggaaaaaTGAGTTACAACtcggaaaatacgttttgaactttCATCCTACTTTAAATTGTAAAtcgggaactcaggcctctttctagagctacgacctgaagatcactgacctTTTTTTCAGAGtgcccagttgtcttgaatgcaccataaattcagagaatgccagactttgatgggAAAGTTTGATGACACAATTCTCCAACGAAGGACCGCCATGCCACCTTCCTGTTAAATtgaggtgagtccaaaaatgtcttgtatgctgctgcataaatgatgtaatataccagggagatatgtattcTGTAGCTAAGAAactaatactaagtgtatgttctgtagtaagctgttagtagcccatgtgcctcaccctaataatttggtccattTTCACCTCTTattaatttcacctactgttcatgtagcctataacctgttttttaatttaatttaatttcacctttatttaaccagggaggccagttgagaacacgttctcatttacaactgcgacctggccaagataaagcaaagcaatgcaacacaaacaacaatacagagttacatatggaataaacaaatgtacagtcaataacacaatataaaaagtctatatacagtgtgtgcaaatggcgtaagGGGGTAAGCAATAACTAGGCCATAGCAGCATAGTAATTACAagttagcaaattaacactggggcgatagatgtgcagatgatgatgtgcaagtagaaatactggtgtgcaaaagagcaaaaagtaaataaaaacaatatggagatgaggtaggtagttggatgggctatttacagatgggctgtgtacagctgcagtgatcggtaaactgctcagatagctgatgcttacatttagtgagggagatataagtcttcaacttcagcgatttttgcaattcattccagtcattggcagcagagaactggaaggaaaggcggcaaaagaggagttggctttggggatgaccagtgagatataccttctggagcacgtgctacggatgggtgttgttatggtgaccagtgagttgagataaggcagagctttacctagcaaagacttatagatgacctggagatagtgagtctggcgacgaataagtagcgagggccagccgacgagagcatacaggtcgcagtggtgggtggtatatggggctttggtgacaaaacggatggcactgtgatagactgcatccagtttgctgagtagagtgttggaggctattttgtaaaggacatcgaggatcggtaagatagtcagttttacgagggtatgtttggcagcatgagtgaaggaggcattgttgcgaaataggaagctgattctggATTTCATTTTGGAacgatgtttaatatgagtctggaaggagagtttacagtctatccaaacacctaggtatttgtagttgtccacatattctaagtcagaaccatccagagtagtgatgctagttgggtgggtgggtgcgggcagcgatcggttgaagagcatgcatttagttttactagcgtttaagagcagttggaggccacaagAAGGAGGGTTATGTGGCAtcgaagcttgtttggaggttttcCAAAgtagggccagatgtatacagaatggtgtcgtctgcatagaggtggatcaaggaatcacccgcagcaagagcgacatcattgatgtatagagaaaagagtcggcctgagaattgaaccccgtggtacccctatagagactgccagaggtccgaacaacaggccccccgatttgacacactaaacTCTATCTGAAAAGTAGTTggagaaccaggcgaggcagtcatttgagaaaccaaggctgttgagtctgccgtcaagaatacggtgattgacagagtcgaaagccttggccaggtcgatgaatacag is a genomic window containing:
- the LOC115139380 gene encoding zinc finger protein 512-like isoform X2, producing MDDHHHHHHHHQLHHHTQGSMSPSYVPRKRKASQPKQKSGVPLPAIQRMSDMSVMSMIGAPPKNDDPHAQVTQKMKRTYGRKRYEDLQNVSLGSGVEDSTSETSCCSVVSSSLAVANGELPPPPPPSARLPHRLVAKDCWPNQAPDTGRAQGRGQEPPPPSDFAMKKMRRVEVDNGAPSVTNFPPEVRHTGGHVHSSHSIGGVAIQSSHSHPAEPTEEEKSKVFTFTTKKEPPVYPPGSQEERWQLMILGKGRVTCPKCKSVSRKTVEGLKKHMENCRVNPFTCQQCGKQLKSSTGMKYHIMADHNNLPSPDDINGLDDQSMKEKLRKVLKRMGKLKCSKEGCTGSFTSIMGYLYHMKKCGKEESELEKLLLNCQHCGKVYKSKAGLEYHLKSEHAPVPQNVEEDEVKAQREPNPERTPSGRVKRMSAQVAVFHLQEIANDELAKEWPKRKVIGDLVPDDKKLRYARPGLPAFSQEVLRKWKNEVKLQKKVQCPNLGCGSVYTSVSGLKAHLGLCGRGDFEAGKYKCLICKKEFNSESGVKYHINSVHSQDWFAVTSKSKNFKVLKAKTKENSTVDDPIVQHQTLHVFTPVLEPWQDMPIGPPPAVPEPALQANPEAAEGKRRGKGRGKEKDCYDFTGSDHSSSSSSGSSSSDSETEELDGQRHDVDQWALQRPSIIETHPDVAKQHRSNP
- the LOC115139380 gene encoding uncharacterized protein LOC115139380 isoform X1 translates to MDDHHHHHHHHQLHHHTQGSMSPSYVPRKRKASQPKQKSGVPLPAIQRMSDMSVMSMIGAPPKNDDPHAQVTQKMKRTYGRKRYEDLQNVSLGSGVEDSTSETSCCSVVSSSLAVANGELPPPPPPSARLPHRLVAKDCWPNQAPDTGRAQGRGQEPPPPSDFAMKKMRRVEVDNGAPSVTNFPPEVRHTVPVPVGGGHVHSHVHSGHSVGGGHVHSHVQSGHSVGGGHVHSHVQSGHSVGGGHVHSHVQSGHLHGGGHVHSHVQSGHLHGGGHVHSHVQSGHSVGGGHVHSHIHSGHLHGGGHVHSYVQNDHSVGGGHVQSGHSIGGGHVQCNHSIGCGHLQSSYPIGGGLVQSSYSVVGGHVHSSHSIGGVAIQSSHSHPAEPTEEEKSKVFTFTTKKEPPVYPPGSQEERWQLMILGKGRVTCPKCKSVSRKTVEGLKKHMENCRVNPFTCQQCGKQLKSSTGMKYHIMADHNNLPSPDDINGLDDQSMKEKLRKVLKRMGKLKCSKEGCTGSFTSIMGYLYHMKKCGKEESELEKLLLNCQHCGKVYKSKAGLEYHLKSEHAPVPQNVEEDEVKAQREPNPERTPSGRVKRMSAQVAVFHLQEIANDELAKEWPKRKVIGDLVPDDKKLRYARPGLPAFSQEVLRKWKNEVKLQKKVQCPNLGCGSVYTSVSGLKAHLGLCGRGDFEAGKYKCLICKKEFNSESGVKYHINSVHSQDWFAVTSKSKNFKVLKAKTKENSTVDDPIVQHQTLHVFTPVLEPWQDMPIGPPPAVPEPALQANPEAAEGKRRGKGRGKEKDCYDFTGSDHSSSSSSGSSSSDSETEELDGQRHDVDQWALQRPSIIETHPDVAKQHRSNP